The following are from one region of the Actinoplanes sp. L3-i22 genome:
- a CDS encoding ABC transporter ATP-binding protein: MPDPILAAEQVGYAYGKGAPALVEVSLAVHPGRNVALVGESGAGKTTLLRLLLGLTRPTGGVLRYDGEPLVAARMRAYRRSVQAVFQDPYSSLDPRQRIARIVAEPLRGLGLGADPAKVAAALDAVGLPADAASRYPHEFSGGQRQRIAIARAIVCDPRLLLADEPVSALDLTTRVRIVDLLASLRAERNLTILLVSHDLGVVAELCEHTAVLRHGRIVEQGDTAAVLGAPAHAYTRTLLAGVPRLPH, from the coding sequence GTGCCTGACCCGATCCTCGCCGCCGAACAGGTCGGCTACGCCTACGGCAAGGGCGCTCCGGCCCTTGTCGAAGTGTCCCTGGCGGTGCATCCGGGGCGCAACGTCGCGCTGGTCGGCGAGTCCGGGGCCGGCAAGACCACGCTGCTGCGGCTGCTGCTCGGGCTGACCCGGCCGACCGGCGGCGTCCTCCGGTACGACGGTGAACCGCTGGTCGCGGCCCGGATGCGGGCCTATCGGCGGTCCGTGCAGGCGGTGTTCCAGGACCCGTACTCGTCGCTGGATCCCCGGCAGCGGATCGCCCGGATCGTCGCCGAGCCACTGCGCGGGCTGGGGCTGGGCGCCGACCCGGCCAAGGTCGCCGCCGCTCTGGACGCCGTCGGGCTGCCGGCCGACGCGGCGAGCCGGTACCCGCACGAGTTCTCCGGCGGGCAGCGGCAGCGCATCGCGATCGCCCGGGCCATCGTCTGCGACCCGCGGCTGCTGCTGGCCGACGAGCCGGTCAGCGCGCTCGACCTGACCACCCGGGTCCGGATCGTGGACCTGCTCGCCTCGCTCCGCGCCGAACGGAACCTGACCATCCTGCTGGTCTCGCACGACCTCGGGGTGGTCGCCGAACTGTGCGAGCACACCGCGGTGCTGCGGCACGGCCGGATCGTCGAGCAGGGCGACACCGCTGCGGTGCTGGGCGCGCCGGCGCACGCCTACACCCGTACGCTGCTCGCCGGCGTCCCCCGACTGCCGCACTGA
- a CDS encoding MarR family winged helix-turn-helix transcriptional regulator, translating to MAEKLDHVARIQQAWNQERPDLDVRPQGVIGRLHRLAGYLTEELRLVYRRYGLGEGEFDVLAALRRAGEPYERAPGELAAHTMVTTGAMTKRIDRLEAGGLVTRRRAGGDGRARVVALTEAGRNLIDQAFAEHMRNERRLLDLLTPEDAARLEPILATWLACFESPLPVDPDPRSA from the coding sequence ATGGCCGAGAAGCTGGACCACGTCGCCCGCATTCAGCAGGCTTGGAATCAAGAAAGACCCGATTTGGACGTACGTCCACAGGGCGTCATCGGCCGTTTGCACCGTCTCGCCGGCTACCTCACCGAGGAGTTACGCCTGGTGTACCGGCGCTACGGCCTCGGCGAGGGCGAGTTCGACGTGCTCGCGGCGCTGCGCCGGGCCGGCGAGCCGTACGAGCGCGCCCCGGGCGAACTCGCCGCGCACACCATGGTCACCACCGGCGCGATGACCAAACGCATCGACCGCCTCGAAGCCGGCGGACTGGTCACCCGGCGCCGGGCCGGTGGGGACGGGCGGGCCCGGGTGGTCGCGCTGACCGAGGCCGGCCGGAACCTGATCGACCAGGCGTTCGCCGAACACATGCGCAACGAGCGGCGACTGCTCGACCTGCTGACGCCGGAGGACGCGGCCCGGCTGGAACCGATCCTGGCGACCTGGCTCGCCTGCTTCGAATCGCCGTTGCCGGTCGACCCCGATCCGCGCTCGGCGTAA
- a CDS encoding AAA family ATPase produces MDDLVAETPALTRLRWLLDGLDGRWPADVDVDDALTPGFAEAIGGSAALRDITGSRAAGFAPIRVVGADADGTAATARFRTRDDDLWVSHVEVEAGPPHRITLTHTQRWVPDYLTPGLPADFTGAAIPAGDGAALIVFSGVPGSGKSAVAERVGAALGVPVFGADWLLGALTPFGMRHRRDLTGIGDELLTTLAYRELSAGRPAILDTTSEDPEVRARWSSLASAAGAAFVPVVCACPDEDLHRSRVETRVRGIPGWADAGDWANVRARLAAFPPWPDALLVNTAEPLADCVTLVLDHVDRRRQA; encoded by the coding sequence ATGGACGATCTGGTGGCCGAAACCCCGGCGCTGACCCGGCTGCGCTGGTTGCTCGACGGCCTCGACGGCCGGTGGCCCGCGGACGTCGACGTCGACGACGCGCTGACTCCCGGCTTCGCGGAAGCGATCGGGGGCTCGGCGGCACTGCGGGACATCACCGGCAGCCGGGCGGCCGGGTTCGCGCCGATCCGGGTCGTCGGGGCCGACGCCGACGGGACGGCGGCCACCGCCCGCTTCCGCACCCGCGACGACGACCTGTGGGTGTCGCACGTCGAGGTCGAGGCCGGGCCGCCGCACCGGATCACGCTGACCCACACGCAGCGCTGGGTGCCGGACTATCTCACGCCCGGACTCCCGGCGGACTTCACCGGGGCGGCGATCCCGGCCGGGGACGGCGCGGCGCTCATCGTGTTCAGCGGCGTGCCCGGCAGCGGCAAGAGCGCGGTCGCCGAGCGGGTCGGCGCGGCGCTCGGCGTCCCGGTCTTCGGCGCCGACTGGCTGCTCGGCGCGCTCACGCCGTTCGGGATGCGCCACCGCCGCGACCTGACGGGCATCGGCGACGAGCTGCTGACCACGCTGGCCTACCGGGAACTGTCCGCCGGACGGCCGGCGATCCTCGACACGACCAGCGAGGACCCGGAGGTACGGGCCCGCTGGTCCTCGCTGGCGTCGGCGGCCGGCGCCGCGTTCGTGCCGGTGGTCTGCGCCTGCCCGGACGAAGATCTGCACCGCTCGCGGGTCGAGACCCGGGTGCGCGGCATCCCCGGCTGGGCCGACGCCGGCGACTGGGCGAACGTTCGCGCCCGGCTCGCGGCCTTCCCGCCGTGGCCGGACGCCCTGCTCGTCAACACGGCCGAACCACTGGCCGACTGCGTCACGCTGGTCCTCGACCACGTCGATCGCCGGCGTCAGGCTTGA
- a CDS encoding peptidase inhibitor family I36 protein has protein sequence MKKSTVLRGLLGSAVAVGASLVVLPSAAQAVYYCKAKEVCVYSEHNARGSVLVIKGGTHNFLPGWVFQNGLAANDNASSIVNYSGHNVIVSSDYDSQGIRALAITGYITEFYGQAGSLPDNSMSFVTYTQ, from the coding sequence ATGAAGAAGAGCACTGTTCTGCGGGGCCTGCTCGGTTCCGCCGTGGCGGTGGGCGCGAGCCTGGTCGTGCTGCCCTCCGCCGCGCAGGCCGTCTACTACTGCAAGGCGAAGGAGGTCTGCGTCTACTCGGAGCACAACGCCCGGGGCAGCGTCCTGGTCATCAAGGGCGGCACGCACAACTTCCTGCCCGGGTGGGTTTTCCAGAACGGCCTGGCCGCGAACGACAACGCGTCGTCCATCGTCAATTACTCCGGCCACAATGTCATTGTGTCGTCGGACTACGACAGCCAGGGCATCCGGGCTCTGGCCATCACCGGCTACATCACCGAATTCTACGGCCAGGCCGGGAGCCTGCCGGACAACAGCATGTCGTTCGTCACCTACACGCAGTAG
- a CDS encoding MFS transporter: MSQVGNWLTFLGLAQFVQVQYGSAATAAAFAAQSLPSLLFVRAAVARIPPRRRPGAYYLTQFALAGLSLSLVIGTPLPYVLVFFALSALLRGIANPLYLALVGEWVPSADRSALYISLGAVGSVTLALSPAVGGVIAALFGLHWLVLIDAVSFLLGLAVLRTGPAWRPVAEPGPREPGASLFTLRGLFGRPVELAGSSARTLTACTWLSVIGAALNAVELPVFAVIHHFDTRLFGYALSCYGLGGFATLPLRRFVADRSWLLPWLAGAYLGSMVAWVFGADIGAYAGFFGAGLTYGLVNGVLRGLLDRSAQAGGVDSVPLWAWANQVVVVANLVVYAAAAAAFAAGMAPVAGALVMIGLCALFVAQSTRVTADLPRPVTGHP; encoded by the coding sequence GTGTCCCAGGTCGGCAACTGGCTGACGTTCCTCGGGCTCGCCCAGTTCGTGCAGGTCCAATACGGCTCGGCCGCGACCGCCGCCGCCTTCGCCGCGCAGAGCCTGCCGAGCCTGCTGTTCGTGCGCGCCGCGGTCGCCCGGATCCCGCCGCGGCGCCGCCCGGGCGCCTACTACCTGACCCAGTTCGCGCTCGCGGGGCTGAGCCTCTCGCTCGTCATCGGCACCCCGTTGCCGTACGTGCTGGTGTTCTTCGCCCTGTCGGCGCTGCTGCGGGGCATCGCCAACCCGCTCTACCTGGCGCTCGTGGGGGAATGGGTGCCGTCCGCGGACCGGTCGGCGCTCTACATCTCGCTCGGTGCGGTCGGCTCGGTGACCCTGGCCCTGTCGCCGGCCGTCGGGGGTGTCATCGCCGCTCTGTTCGGCCTGCACTGGCTGGTGCTCATCGATGCGGTGAGTTTCCTGCTCGGACTCGCCGTGCTGCGCACCGGTCCGGCCTGGCGGCCGGTCGCCGAGCCGGGCCCGCGGGAGCCGGGGGCGTCGCTGTTCACGCTGCGCGGGCTGTTCGGCCGGCCGGTGGAACTGGCCGGCTCGTCCGCGCGGACGCTGACCGCCTGCACCTGGCTGAGCGTGATCGGTGCCGCGCTGAACGCGGTCGAGCTGCCGGTGTTCGCGGTCATCCATCATTTCGACACGCGGCTGTTCGGGTACGCGCTGTCCTGCTACGGGCTCGGCGGGTTCGCGACGCTGCCGCTGCGCCGCTTCGTCGCCGACCGGTCGTGGTTGCTGCCGTGGCTGGCCGGGGCGTACCTGGGGTCGATGGTGGCCTGGGTCTTCGGTGCGGACATTGGCGCATATGCCGGATTTTTCGGGGCAGGATTGACGTACGGGCTGGTCAACGGCGTGTTGCGGGGGCTGCTGGACCGGTCGGCGCAGGCCGGTGGGGTCGACTCGGTGCCGCTGTGGGCCTGGGCGAACCAGGTGGTCGTGGTCGCGAACCTGGTCGTCTATGCCGCTGCCGCCGCCGCGTTCGCCGCCGGGATGGCCCCGGTCGCCGGGGCGCTCGTGATGATCGGCCTCTGCGCTCTGTTCGTGGCCCAGTCGACGCGCGTGACCGCCGACCTTCCCCGGCCGGTCACCGGCCATCCGTAA
- a CDS encoding pyridoxal-phosphate dependent enzyme has protein sequence MSVLDAIGDTPLIRLTRITAGLAAEVHLKAEFLNPGGSVKDRAALAMVQAAEESGELLPGGVIVEGTSGNTGIGLAMIAAQRGYRALVVVPDKSSEEKIKTLRAYGAEVVITVGGVPREDPRHVSQVAARLAAETPGGWLAGQYDNPANPGAHLATTGPEIWRQTGRRITHFVAGIGTGGTISGAGAFLRKTGTVTIVGADPENSVYGGGDGSPYYVESIGHYVHPATDQDVWPQSYHPQVVDRIERVSDRESIEMTRRLAREEGILAGASTGTAVVAALRVAQGLHPGSLVVVLAPDSGRAYLSKYFDDGWLRRAGFPAPPAPGPLVGDVPATAPLLLAADATVRDLPARTGPDTVAILVLPRRGRPISDPAPGDVIGAVPLAATAGAAPDTPLTTFAQPPLPPVGINEPAIEALARTPPDTTRLAVLTDGRITGIVTRPSLTALTSNEPAS, from the coding sequence ATGAGTGTGCTCGATGCCATCGGAGACACGCCGCTGATCCGGCTCACCCGGATCACCGCCGGCCTCGCCGCCGAGGTCCATCTCAAAGCCGAATTCCTCAATCCCGGCGGCAGCGTCAAGGACCGCGCGGCCCTGGCCATGGTCCAGGCCGCCGAGGAGTCCGGCGAACTGCTGCCCGGCGGGGTGATCGTCGAGGGCACCTCCGGCAACACCGGCATCGGCCTGGCCATGATCGCCGCGCAACGCGGCTACCGGGCGCTGGTCGTCGTCCCCGACAAGAGCAGCGAAGAGAAGATCAAAACCTTGCGGGCGTACGGCGCGGAGGTCGTGATCACCGTCGGCGGCGTCCCCCGCGAGGACCCGCGGCACGTGTCCCAGGTCGCCGCCCGGCTCGCCGCCGAGACCCCGGGCGGCTGGCTCGCCGGGCAGTACGACAACCCCGCCAACCCCGGCGCCCACCTGGCCACCACCGGCCCGGAGATCTGGCGCCAGACCGGCCGCCGGATCACCCACTTCGTCGCCGGCATCGGCACCGGCGGCACGATCAGCGGCGCCGGCGCCTTCCTCCGCAAGACCGGCACGGTCACCATCGTCGGCGCCGACCCGGAGAACTCGGTCTACGGCGGCGGCGACGGCAGTCCGTACTACGTGGAGAGCATCGGCCACTACGTGCACCCGGCGACCGATCAGGACGTCTGGCCGCAGTCGTACCATCCGCAGGTCGTCGACCGCATCGAACGCGTCAGCGACCGCGAGTCGATCGAGATGACCCGCCGCCTCGCCCGCGAGGAGGGCATCCTGGCCGGCGCGTCCACCGGCACCGCGGTGGTCGCGGCCCTGCGGGTGGCGCAGGGCCTGCACCCGGGCTCGCTGGTCGTGGTGCTCGCCCCGGACTCCGGCCGCGCCTACCTGTCGAAGTACTTCGACGACGGCTGGCTGCGGCGCGCCGGCTTCCCGGCTCCACCGGCGCCGGGCCCACTGGTCGGCGACGTCCCGGCGACAGCTCCGCTGTTGCTCGCGGCCGACGCGACGGTACGCGACCTGCCCGCCCGCACCGGCCCGGACACCGTCGCGATCCTGGTGCTACCCCGCCGGGGCCGCCCGATCAGCGACCCGGCCCCCGGCGACGTCATCGGCGCGGTCCCGCTCGCCGCGACCGCCGGCGCCGCCCCGGACACCCCGCTGACCACGTTCGCCCAGCCCCCACTACCCCCGGTCGGCATCAACGAGCCGGCCATCGAAGCCCTCGCCCGTACCCCGCCCGACACCACCCGGCTCGCCGTCCTCACCGACGGCCGCATCACCGGCATCGTCACCCGCCCGTCCCTGACCGCCCTGACCAGCAACGAACCCGCATCCTGA
- a CDS encoding ABC transporter permease, producing MSRRSAHLAVGLTLVLVVVAAVVMSYVWLPFAPDDTSGGRLAPPGGDHLLGTDKLGRDLFTQLLIGGRIALGTALGAVAVGGVLGVTAGLLAGFASRWLDDAAAVTLDILIAFPTLLLAMLIVAGTGASLGTAILAIGLAMAAIVARLTRVLVKQVLARDYITAARIAGVSWPRIVLDHVLPNIGPVVLVNLALQAGLAVLAEASLSYLGLGTPPPNASWGRMLFEAQATVLTAPAAALAPGIALVVLVIGINLSADGLRDLTDPTRLRSDR from the coding sequence GTGAGCCGCCGATCCGCGCACCTGGCCGTCGGCCTCACCCTGGTGCTGGTCGTGGTGGCGGCGGTGGTGATGTCGTACGTCTGGCTGCCCTTCGCCCCTGATGACACCTCCGGAGGGCGTCTCGCTCCGCCGGGCGGCGACCATCTCCTCGGCACCGACAAGCTCGGCCGGGACCTGTTCACCCAGCTGCTGATCGGCGGGCGGATCGCCCTGGGCACCGCGCTCGGCGCGGTCGCCGTCGGCGGGGTGCTCGGCGTCACCGCCGGGCTGCTCGCCGGGTTCGCGAGCCGCTGGCTCGACGACGCCGCCGCGGTCACCCTGGACATCCTGATCGCGTTCCCGACGCTGCTGCTGGCCATGCTGATCGTGGCCGGCACCGGGGCGTCGCTGGGCACCGCGATCCTGGCGATCGGGCTGGCGATGGCCGCGATCGTGGCCCGGCTGACCCGGGTGCTGGTCAAGCAGGTGCTGGCCCGCGACTACATCACCGCGGCGCGGATCGCCGGGGTCTCCTGGCCGCGGATCGTGCTCGACCACGTGCTGCCCAACATCGGCCCGGTCGTGCTGGTGAACCTGGCTCTGCAGGCCGGGCTCGCGGTGCTGGCCGAGGCGAGCCTGTCCTACCTGGGGCTGGGCACGCCGCCACCGAACGCGTCCTGGGGCCGGATGCTCTTCGAGGCGCAGGCCACCGTGCTGACCGCGCCGGCCGCCGCCCTCGCCCCCGGGATCGCCCTGGTGGTCCTGGTCATCGGGATCAACCTGAGCGCCGACGGACTGCGCGACCTGACCGACCCGACCCGCCTCCGGAGCGACCGATGA
- a CDS encoding ABC transporter ATP-binding protein, with protein sequence MSLLEVAGLTLRNRAGKALVEDVSFTVGAGERVGLIGESGSGKSLTALAVAGLLPAGITATGSALVDGVDMVAAPERGRNAVRGKVVSTVFQEPLTALDPLMTVGRQISVPLRRFRGLRGNALRAAVRDALDEVRLTDTDRIAGSYPHQLSGGQRQRVAIAAALACRPRLLLADEPTTALDVTVQAEILDLLDRLVTAHGTALLFITHDLPVAARVARHTHVLRAGRIVESGPIIDLVTRPAHEYTRSLVDAARRFDAALKGLTRA encoded by the coding sequence ATGAGCCTTCTCGAGGTGGCCGGCCTCACCCTGCGCAACCGGGCCGGGAAGGCCCTGGTCGAGGACGTGTCGTTCACCGTCGGGGCGGGCGAGCGGGTCGGGCTGATCGGTGAGTCCGGGTCCGGCAAGTCGCTGACCGCGCTCGCGGTGGCCGGGCTGCTGCCGGCCGGGATCACCGCGACCGGTTCGGCGCTCGTGGACGGGGTGGACATGGTGGCCGCCCCGGAGCGTGGGCGAAACGCCGTACGCGGAAAGGTCGTCAGCACTGTCTTTCAAGAGCCGCTGACCGCTCTCGACCCGTTGATGACCGTGGGCCGGCAGATCAGCGTGCCCCTGCGCAGGTTCCGTGGGCTGCGCGGGAACGCGCTGCGGGCGGCCGTGCGGGACGCCCTCGACGAGGTGCGGCTGACCGACACCGATCGGATCGCCGGGTCCTATCCGCACCAGCTCTCCGGCGGGCAGCGGCAGCGGGTGGCGATCGCGGCGGCCCTGGCCTGCCGGCCGCGGCTGCTGCTGGCCGACGAGCCGACCACCGCGCTCGACGTCACCGTCCAGGCGGAGATCCTCGACCTGCTCGACCGGCTGGTCACCGCGCACGGGACCGCGCTGCTGTTCATCACGCACGACCTGCCGGTGGCCGCGCGGGTCGCCCGGCACACCCACGTGCTGCGGGCCGGCCGGATCGTCGAATCCGGGCCGATCATCGACCTGGTGACCCGGCCCGCGCACGAGTACACCCGCTCGCTGGTCGACGCGGCGCGCCGCTTCGACGCCGCCCTGAAGGGCCTGACCCGTGCCTGA
- a CDS encoding DMT family transporter, with amino-acid sequence MEANLRWALVTATAPIAFGTTYFVTHQYLPAGYPFYGAAIRALPAGLLLLLVHRRLPTGSWWWRSMVLGSLNMGAFFALIYLAAQLLPTSIASTIMATSPVGLMLMAWAALAERPKAAHLAGAGIGVAGVCLMLLSGPVAIDFRGVLASVAAMTMSSLGYVLAKKWSAGIDVFSLTSWQLIAGGVLLVPAAVLVEGGPPPVDGRSLLAFGYVTVVATAIAFSAWFTGLRHLSAGTVGLIGLLNPVTGVLLGTAIAGETLGARQICGLVLVLIGVLLGQPAVQSWLRAVRGAEARPPGVAPRPRSLHDSRGKG; translated from the coding sequence ATGGAAGCTAATCTGCGGTGGGCGCTGGTCACCGCGACCGCGCCGATCGCGTTCGGCACGACCTACTTCGTCACGCACCAGTATTTGCCGGCCGGCTATCCGTTCTACGGCGCGGCGATCCGGGCGCTGCCGGCCGGGTTGCTGCTCCTGCTGGTGCACCGGCGGCTGCCGACCGGCTCGTGGTGGTGGCGCTCGATGGTGCTGGGCAGCCTGAACATGGGCGCGTTCTTCGCACTGATCTACCTGGCCGCGCAGCTGCTGCCGACCAGCATCGCCTCGACGATCATGGCCACCTCGCCGGTCGGCCTGATGCTGATGGCCTGGGCGGCGCTCGCCGAGCGGCCGAAGGCGGCGCACCTGGCCGGCGCCGGGATCGGCGTCGCCGGGGTCTGCCTGATGCTGCTGTCCGGCCCGGTCGCGATCGACTTCCGCGGCGTGCTGGCCTCGGTCGCCGCGATGACGATGTCGTCGCTCGGCTACGTGCTGGCGAAGAAGTGGAGCGCCGGCATCGACGTGTTCTCGCTGACGTCGTGGCAGCTGATCGCCGGGGGAGTGCTCCTGGTCCCGGCCGCGGTCCTGGTCGAGGGCGGTCCGCCGCCGGTGGACGGGCGGTCGCTGCTGGCCTTCGGCTACGTCACCGTCGTCGCCACCGCGATCGCGTTCTCCGCCTGGTTCACCGGGCTGCGGCACCTGAGCGCCGGCACGGTCGGGCTGATCGGCCTGCTCAACCCGGTGACCGGCGTCCTGCTCGGCACCGCGATCGCCGGCGAGACGCTCGGCGCCCGGCAGATCTGCGGCCTCGTGCTGGTCCTGATCGGCGTCCTGCTCGGCCAGCCCGCCGTGCAGTCGTGGCTCAGGGCCGTGCGAGGCGCAGAGGCTCGGCCACCGGGCGTCGCGCCACGGCCTCGCTCGCTTCATGACTCGCGGGGAAAAGGCTGA